In a genomic window of Thermosynechococcus sp. CL-1:
- a CDS encoding AMP-binding protein: MLQNLTSIAPHWLWYPHNGQWHTATARLLEQLANYQEQLQEQQPTLLVLAEPDPLSFLSGFLAALSTGTPLLLANPHWQFQEWQQVAAILPRNFLAWGTVPPLDPQGSEEPLPQGWILIPTGGTQGRLRWAIHTVATLQAAVMGLQSHLQQRAIYCLSILPLYHVSGLMPVVRSLWSGGELYLGTHLRDLRQTAPPANVDLWLSLVPRQLQQVLADPLPWLADLRGIFVGGGPTWSQLLEEAATQRLPLCLSYGMTETAGMICAQRQGEFLAGDRSCGQVLPHAQIALTPTGEIQIQAASLALGYYPGLFHEGIFQTDDRGEWRGDRLYILGRSSRKIISGGENIYPEEVEALLLNSGLVQDIYIYGAPDPLWGEQVIALYVGDASPEELSRWLKRQCSAYKCPKKWISVPQIPRTPQGKVRLSSIET, translated from the coding sequence TTGTTACAAAACCTTACGAGTATTGCCCCCCACTGGCTGTGGTATCCCCACAACGGACAATGGCACACTGCTACCGCCAGACTCCTCGAGCAATTAGCCAACTATCAAGAGCAACTCCAAGAGCAACAACCCACTCTCCTCGTTCTTGCAGAACCCGATCCCCTCTCGTTTCTCAGTGGTTTTCTCGCAGCGCTCTCCACAGGGACGCCCCTATTACTGGCCAATCCCCACTGGCAATTCCAAGAGTGGCAGCAGGTGGCAGCGATTCTGCCTAGAAATTTCCTTGCTTGGGGAACGGTGCCCCCCCTCGACCCCCAAGGCTCTGAAGAACCATTGCCCCAAGGCTGGATTCTGATTCCCACTGGCGGCACTCAAGGGCGGTTGCGCTGGGCAATTCACACGGTGGCGACCCTTCAAGCGGCAGTAATGGGGCTGCAAAGCCATTTACAACAAAGGGCGATTTACTGTCTGAGTATTTTGCCCCTATACCATGTCAGTGGCCTGATGCCCGTGGTGCGATCGCTCTGGAGTGGTGGAGAACTCTATCTCGGTACCCATCTACGGGATCTACGGCAAACGGCGCCTCCTGCCAATGTTGATCTGTGGCTGTCTCTGGTACCGCGGCAACTGCAACAGGTGCTTGCAGACCCTCTGCCATGGCTAGCAGATTTAAGGGGCATTTTCGTGGGCGGTGGCCCCACTTGGTCGCAACTATTAGAGGAAGCAGCAACCCAGCGATTGCCTCTATGTCTCAGTTATGGCATGACAGAAACTGCTGGCATGATCTGTGCCCAACGGCAGGGGGAATTTTTGGCGGGCGATCGCTCCTGTGGTCAAGTCTTACCCCATGCCCAAATTGCTTTAACCCCTACGGGGGAGATTCAGATTCAGGCCGCCTCCCTTGCCCTTGGCTATTACCCTGGGTTATTCCATGAAGGGATATTCCAAACGGACGATCGCGGCGAATGGCGGGGCGATCGCCTCTACATTTTGGGACGCAGCAGCCGCAAAATCATCAGTGGTGGTGAGAATATCTACCCCGAAGAGGTAGAGGCCTTACTCCTTAATAGTGGCCTTGTCCAAGACATCTACATCTACGGCGCACCCGACCCCCTTTGGGGTGAGCAGGTCATTGCCCTCTATGTGGGAGATGCCTCCCCTGAGGAACTCAGCCGATGGCTCAAACGGCAGTGCAGCGCCTACAAATGCCCTAAGAAATGGATTTCTGTGCCCCAAATTCCCCGCACGCCCCAAGGAAAAGTGCGATTATCCTCGATTGAGACCTAG
- a CDS encoding cation-translocating P-type ATPase, which translates to MTSSNASSPMDRESVWHALSADEVISRLGSDRQQGLSCAEVQRRQVQYGRNELVDNGRRPRWQIFIDQFRNVMLIMLLVVAFISGTLEILESLEENTIPFPKDATAILVVVILNAILGYVQEARAEEALAALKSMAAPKVRVLREGKVMEIDSPELVVGDIFFLEAGVKVAADGRLLEAVNLQIREAALTGEAEAASKNAAQILPLDTELGDRANLVFAGTEVNQGRGAAIVTAIGMDTELGKIAAALQGVEQEPTPLQKRMTELGNRLVAIALVLVSIVVIAGGLYDLSLLPHLIEVSLSMAVAVVPEGLPAVITVTLALGTQRMVKRHALIRRLPAVETLGSVTTICSDKTGTLTQNKMVVQAVATSSYRAKVSGNGYEPRGEFYDANTDDPSALYERQLLLLAGALCNDALLKQHAAEWVILGDPTEGSLLPLAAKGGIDLKALQEKAERVVEFPFDADRKRMSTFYRSESVPAIAAKEPYWMITKGSPELTLERCQWRQVGQDIQPLTLAERQEILAQNNRFAAQGLRVLGIAHRYWSALPPAESVDTSEQDLIWLGLVGILDPPRPEVLAAVATCRTAGIRPIMITGDHQLTAQAIASQIGICEWGDCTLTGRDIEKLSTEELDAATPTVSVYARVSPEHKLRIVKSLQRHGEIVAMTGDGVNDAPALKQADIGVAMGITGTDVTKEASDMVLLDDNFATIVAATEEGRVIYSNIRRFIKYILGSNIGEVITIACSPLLGLGGVPLTPLQILWMNLVTDGLPALALAVEPGDPDVMKRPPVKPNESIFSRGLGSYMIRVGLILAIVGISLMVWAYSYTAEHLEGGLDPRRWTTMVFTTLCLAQMGHALAARSSTRLTLEMSPTSNLFVWGSVILTTILQLLLIYASPLRRFFGTYLLSGTELAVCIGFSTLVFVWVELEKLVLRLFNKGQELKLLE; encoded by the coding sequence ATGACCTCCTCCAATGCCTCCTCCCCCATGGATCGTGAATCAGTTTGGCATGCTCTGAGTGCTGATGAAGTCATTAGCCGCCTAGGGAGCGATCGCCAACAGGGACTGAGTTGTGCAGAAGTGCAACGGCGACAAGTCCAATATGGCCGCAATGAACTCGTTGACAATGGTCGCCGCCCGCGCTGGCAGATTTTCATTGATCAGTTTCGCAATGTCATGCTGATCATGCTGCTCGTGGTGGCCTTCATCTCTGGCACATTGGAGATTCTCGAATCCCTCGAAGAAAACACCATTCCCTTCCCCAAGGACGCAACCGCCATTCTGGTGGTGGTCATTCTCAATGCCATTTTGGGCTATGTCCAAGAAGCCCGTGCTGAAGAGGCGCTCGCTGCGCTGAAAAGTATGGCGGCGCCCAAAGTGCGTGTCCTGCGTGAGGGCAAGGTCATGGAAATTGATTCCCCTGAACTGGTGGTTGGGGACATTTTCTTTTTGGAAGCGGGGGTCAAAGTGGCTGCCGATGGTCGCCTCCTTGAAGCCGTCAACCTGCAAATCCGCGAGGCAGCACTCACCGGTGAAGCAGAAGCCGCCAGTAAAAATGCTGCGCAAATCTTGCCCCTTGATACGGAACTGGGCGATCGCGCCAATCTAGTCTTTGCGGGCACAGAGGTCAACCAAGGGCGAGGAGCCGCCATCGTCACCGCGATCGGCATGGACACTGAACTAGGGAAAATTGCCGCTGCCCTGCAAGGGGTGGAGCAGGAACCCACACCTCTGCAAAAACGGATGACCGAGCTGGGAAATCGCCTAGTCGCCATTGCTTTGGTGCTGGTGAGCATTGTCGTGATTGCTGGGGGTCTCTACGATCTCTCACTGCTGCCGCATCTCATTGAAGTCTCCCTCAGTATGGCGGTGGCCGTCGTCCCCGAAGGCTTGCCCGCCGTGATTACCGTCACCCTTGCCTTGGGAACGCAACGGATGGTGAAACGCCATGCCCTGATTCGGCGGCTGCCGGCCGTGGAGACACTGGGGAGTGTTACAACCATTTGCTCGGATAAAACGGGTACCCTCACCCAAAACAAAATGGTGGTGCAGGCGGTGGCAACCTCCTCCTATCGCGCCAAGGTGAGCGGCAATGGCTATGAACCAAGGGGGGAATTTTATGACGCCAATACCGATGACCCCTCAGCCCTATACGAACGCCAACTGCTCCTTCTAGCGGGAGCGCTGTGCAATGATGCCCTGCTTAAACAACACGCAGCGGAGTGGGTGATTCTCGGCGACCCGACCGAAGGCTCTCTCCTGCCCTTGGCCGCTAAAGGGGGGATTGACCTCAAAGCATTGCAGGAAAAGGCTGAGCGGGTAGTGGAGTTTCCCTTTGATGCCGATCGCAAGCGCATGAGTACATTCTACCGCAGTGAGTCCGTTCCTGCGATTGCTGCCAAGGAACCCTACTGGATGATTACCAAAGGGTCACCCGAGCTGACCTTGGAACGCTGTCAATGGCGCCAAGTGGGGCAAGACATTCAACCCCTCACACTGGCGGAGCGTCAAGAGATTCTGGCGCAAAACAATCGCTTTGCCGCTCAGGGTCTGCGGGTCTTGGGCATTGCCCATCGCTACTGGTCAGCGCTGCCACCAGCGGAGAGTGTAGACACCAGTGAGCAGGATTTGATCTGGTTGGGGCTAGTGGGCATTCTTGATCCCCCGCGTCCGGAGGTACTGGCGGCCGTCGCCACCTGTCGCACTGCTGGGATTCGCCCGATTATGATTACGGGAGATCACCAACTCACAGCTCAGGCGATCGCCAGTCAAATTGGTATCTGTGAGTGGGGCGACTGTACCCTCACGGGTCGGGACATTGAAAAACTCAGTACCGAGGAATTGGATGCCGCCACCCCCACCGTCAGTGTCTATGCCCGGGTCTCGCCGGAACATAAACTGCGGATTGTTAAATCGCTGCAACGTCACGGTGAAATTGTGGCCATGACTGGGGATGGTGTGAATGATGCCCCGGCTCTCAAACAAGCGGATATTGGCGTAGCCATGGGGATTACGGGGACGGATGTCACCAAGGAAGCCAGTGATATGGTGCTCTTGGATGATAACTTTGCAACCATTGTGGCGGCTACCGAGGAAGGGCGAGTGATCTACAGCAATATTCGTCGCTTTATTAAATACATTCTCGGCTCCAACATTGGTGAAGTGATCACGATTGCCTGCTCACCCCTACTGGGACTAGGAGGTGTGCCTCTAACGCCCTTGCAAATCCTCTGGATGAACTTGGTGACTGATGGCCTGCCTGCCCTTGCCCTTGCCGTTGAGCCGGGGGATCCCGATGTCATGAAGCGTCCTCCTGTTAAGCCCAACGAAAGTATTTTTAGCCGTGGCTTGGGTTCCTATATGATTCGTGTCGGTTTGATCTTGGCGATCGTCGGCATCTCCCTGATGGTATGGGCCTACAGCTACACCGCTGAACATCTGGAAGGAGGACTCGATCCAAGACGTTGGACAACCATGGTTTTTACCACCCTCTGTCTCGCTCAAATGGGTCATGCCCTTGCCGCCCGTTCCAGTACACGGCTGACGCTTGAAATGAGCCCCACCTCCAACCTTTTTGTTTGGGGCTCAGTCATCCTGACAACGATTCTGCAACTCCTGCTGATCTACGCCTCCCCTCTGCGACGGTTCTTTGGTACCTATCTGCTCTCGGGGACTGAGCTAGCCGTGTGCATTGGCTTTAGCACCCTTGTCTTTGTGTGGGTGGAGCTAGAGAAACTGGTGTTGCGGCTATTCAACAAAGGCCAAGAACTAAAATTATTAGAGTAG
- a CDS encoding GTPase family protein codes for MQPSWWQWILLILPLVAIASFILTAASIQIHTWGLSWVWAVVVLILLLWRWGVAHWLKGQSTEIDPRPFDLPRSSDSETDQRALKILQHTLEQSRQDPPPWENWPLFWQRAHTLVSEIAKVYYPNAQRPLLQIYVPQAYRLLRDTIDDVDRWLETLNPILSRVTVGQAVRAYELSRQVAPVARWGFTAWNWAQWLLNPSVAITKTFTQEQQQKANQALIANLGLTLREQVLKALGLRAIALYSGSLTPLELPTPTPRTDTGTLQDILEQSLPLARAETEPVNVFLVGRTGAGKSSLINSLFAAPTTRVSPLPNTNEIQQYRWQEDLTLWDTPGYEDIRGADIQARLRELLPRMDVVLLLTPALDPALAPDITALQLIRQQVRDLPIVVAVTQVDRLRPLREWHPPYDWQRGTRPKEVSIREAVAYRQEQLGTYTPHILPIVNGTEERIAWGLDALSDTLVNLIAPAKQIRMARWLSDRQTRLHAASRLIDTYCHRITTSQGITDLLKRPVLQFLSTMLTGSAAAAWLLAEQLPLEHLPVILCKLQLAYELYTLLQNASDRIEVPTRPFDLKTLAPLLLQRRSPLDQDTWATGHTLVEFWTQPKPPLTLMARYEDYWQRFGMVPAK; via the coding sequence ATGCAGCCCTCTTGGTGGCAGTGGATTCTTTTGATCTTGCCACTGGTGGCGATCGCCAGCTTTATCCTCACCGCCGCCTCGATCCAAATTCATACTTGGGGACTGAGTTGGGTCTGGGCAGTAGTCGTGCTGATTCTGCTGCTGTGGCGGTGGGGGGTTGCCCATTGGCTCAAGGGTCAGTCGACAGAGATTGACCCCCGTCCCTTTGATTTGCCAAGAAGCAGTGATTCAGAAACGGATCAACGCGCCCTGAAGATTCTCCAACACACCCTTGAGCAGAGTCGTCAAGACCCGCCCCCTTGGGAAAATTGGCCACTCTTTTGGCAGCGGGCACACACCCTTGTCAGTGAGATTGCCAAAGTCTATTACCCTAATGCCCAACGTCCGCTGTTGCAAATCTATGTGCCCCAAGCCTACCGCCTGCTGCGGGACACGATTGATGATGTGGATCGCTGGCTGGAAACCCTCAACCCAATTTTGTCGCGGGTAACTGTGGGGCAGGCAGTGCGCGCCTATGAACTTTCACGGCAGGTGGCACCCGTTGCGCGTTGGGGCTTTACGGCTTGGAATTGGGCGCAGTGGCTCCTCAATCCAAGTGTGGCGATTACCAAAACCTTTACCCAAGAGCAGCAGCAAAAGGCCAATCAAGCCCTGATTGCTAACTTGGGGCTCACCCTGCGGGAACAGGTGCTCAAGGCCTTGGGACTGCGGGCGATCGCCCTCTACAGTGGCAGCCTCACCCCACTGGAATTGCCCACCCCCACCCCGCGCACAGATACAGGCACATTACAGGACATTTTAGAGCAGAGTCTGCCCCTTGCCCGTGCCGAAACTGAGCCTGTGAACGTCTTTCTCGTGGGTCGCACCGGCGCAGGCAAAAGTAGCCTGATCAATAGTTTATTTGCTGCCCCCACCACCCGTGTTTCCCCCTTGCCCAACACAAACGAGATCCAGCAATACCGTTGGCAGGAGGATTTGACCCTGTGGGATACCCCCGGCTACGAAGATATTCGCGGTGCCGATATTCAAGCTCGCCTGCGGGAATTACTGCCGCGCATGGATGTAGTGCTGCTGCTAACCCCAGCGCTGGATCCTGCCCTTGCCCCGGACATCACCGCCCTGCAACTGATTCGCCAACAGGTGAGGGACTTGCCGATTGTGGTGGCGGTCACCCAAGTGGATCGGCTACGCCCCCTGCGGGAATGGCATCCCCCCTACGACTGGCAACGGGGTACCCGTCCCAAGGAAGTGAGTATTCGCGAGGCGGTGGCCTATCGTCAAGAACAGTTGGGCACCTATACGCCCCATATTTTGCCGATTGTCAACGGCACTGAAGAACGCATAGCTTGGGGACTCGATGCCCTCAGTGATACCCTTGTGAATTTAATTGCCCCCGCCAAGCAGATCCGCATGGCTCGCTGGCTTAGCGATCGCCAGACACGGCTTCACGCTGCTTCTCGCCTCATTGACACCTATTGCCACCGCATCACCACCAGTCAGGGCATTACCGATTTGCTCAAGCGACCAGTGCTCCAGTTTCTTTCGACCATGCTCACGGGGTCTGCCGCCGCTGCATGGCTCCTCGCCGAACAACTGCCCCTAGAACACCTGCCGGTGATTCTTTGTAAATTGCAACTGGCCTATGAACTCTACACGCTGTTGCAAAATGCCAGCGATCGCATCGAGGTACCAACGCGCCCCTTTGATCTGAAAACCTTGGCTCCCTTGCTGCTACAACGTCGTAGCCCCCTCGATCAAGACACTTGGGCAACGGGACACACCCTCGTAGAGTTTTGGACACAGCCTAAGCCACCTCTGACGCTGATGGCGCGCTATGAGGACTATTGGCAGCGCTTTGGTATGGTTCCAGCAAAATAG
- the rsfS gene encoding ribosome silencing factor: MQRVAAITDPSLKLAWTAAYAADDRKGVDICLLDVSGVSYLTDYFVIITGLSKTQVRAIYQGIEEAALEHCQRQPQHIEGQAECSWVLMDYGDVIVHVQLPKERQYYNLEAFWGHAQRIPFESLVTT; encoded by the coding sequence ATGCAACGGGTAGCCGCAATTACTGACCCTAGCCTTAAACTAGCATGGACCGCCGCCTATGCCGCCGACGATCGCAAAGGAGTGGATATCTGCCTTTTGGATGTGAGTGGCGTGTCCTACCTCACCGATTACTTTGTGATCATTACGGGACTCTCAAAAACCCAAGTGCGCGCCATTTATCAAGGGATTGAGGAGGCGGCTCTTGAACATTGCCAACGCCAACCCCAACATATTGAAGGCCAAGCGGAATGTTCATGGGTGCTGATGGACTACGGTGATGTGATTGTCCATGTGCAATTGCCCAAGGAACGTCAATACTACAACCTTGAGGCCTTTTGGGGCCACGCCCAACGCATTCCCTTTGAGTCACTAGTGACCACCTAG
- a CDS encoding HEAT repeat domain-containing protein, whose amino-acid sequence MLANDPDKKVRLAVAANGNTPAEVLEAWLSEAQSNKPLAEALAKNPSASHALLTTLAQHPAANVRRKVAMNPQTPPATLYKLAEEFPVAVARNPGMKLLVLQDSELQSISDETLIRILKLTEPPTWALTVAVQRQSAKVRQQAARAKTILPELLATLAKDKDKYVRAAVAGNPNTPVSALETLAKDESWDVRAVVAGNPNTPVSALETLAKDEDSDVRRAIAERPEIVSLIEEAKSNDTATIRLAELASHFCTDVRAAVAGNPNTPASALETLAKDEYSDVREVVAGNPNTPVSTLETLAEDEDSDVRRAVAGNPNTPVSLLETLAEDEDSDVRAAVAGNPNTPVSALETLAEDWYWKVRKAIAERPEIVSLIEEAKSNDTTTIRLAELASHFCTDVRQAVAGNPNTPASVLATLAQPLRVALAGNPNTPASALKTLAKDESWNVRAAVAGNPNTPVSALETLAKDEDSDVRRAIAERPEIVSLIEEAKSNDTATIRLAKLASHFCTDVRVAVAGNPNTPVSALETLAKDEDNDVRRAVAERPDIVSLIEEAKSNDTATIRLAELASHFCTDVRQAVAGNPNTPASVLATLAQPLRVELAGNPNTPASALETLAKDESWDVREAVAGNPNTPVSALETLAKDEDSDVRAAVAGNPNTPVSALETLAEDEHWWVRTAVAGNPNTPASALETLAEDEDWWFRAVVAGNPNTPVSALETLAKDEYWTVRAAVAGNPNTPVSLLETLAKDESSNVRAAVAGNPNTPASALETLAKDEDSDVRRAIAERPEIVSLIEEAKSNDTAIIRLAELASHFCTDVRAAVAGNPNTPVSTLATLAKDESWDVCEVVAGNPNTPVSALETLAEDEDNDVRRAVAERPDIVSLIEEAKSNDTATIRLAELASHFCTDVRQAVAGNPNTPASVLATLAQPLRVALAGNPNTPASALETLAKDESWDVRAVVAGNPNTPVSLLETLAEDWYWEVRRAVAGNPNTPVSLLETLAEDWYWEVRRAVAGNPNTPVSALETLAKDRYWKVRRAVAGNPNTPVSLLETLAEQRYVRAAVAGNPNTPVSLLETLAKDERWNVRAAVAGNPNTPVSALETLAKDESSNVRAAVAGNPNTPASALETLAEDWYWEVRKAIAERPEIVSLIEEAKSNDTATIRLAELASHFYTDVREVVAGNPNTPVSTLETLAEDWYWEVRRAVAGNPNTPVSLLETLAEDWYWEVRRAVAGNPNTPVSLLETLAKDESSNVRAAVARNPNTPASVLETLAKENDWTVCRAVAGNPSTPVSLLATLAKENDWTVCRAVAGNPSTPVSLLATLAKDESWAVREVVAGNPNTPVSLLETLAKDEDSDVRRAVARNPNTPASVLEILAEDKESDVRQAVVRNPNTPASALETLAKDKESDVRAAVAWKPNTPVSALETLAKDEYWTVRAAVAGNPNTPVSLLETLAKDKESDVRRAVARRPEITALITEAYSGNTSTDRLAELAGHFCTDVRAAVAGNPNTPASVLEALAKDEDKCEG is encoded by the coding sequence ACTTTAGCACAACATCCAGCGGCCAATGTCCGCCGTAAAGTGGCGATGAATCCCCAGACCCCTCCAGCGACCCTCTATAAACTAGCTGAGGAATTTCCAGTGGCAGTAGCTCGCAATCCTGGGATGAAACTCCTTGTGCTCCAAGACAGTGAACTACAGAGCATCAGTGATGAAACCTTAATACGAATATTAAAGCTTACAGAGCCGCCGACTTGGGCATTGACAGTTGCAGTTCAGCGTCAAAGCGCAAAAGTAAGACAGCAGGCGGCTAGGGCAAAAACGATTCTTCCTGAACTCCTCGCAACCCTTGCGAAGGATAAGGATAAATATGTTCGCGCAGCAGTAGCGGGGAACCCGAATACTCCTGTCTCTGCCCTCGAAACCCTTGCGAAGGATGAGAGTTGGGATGTTCGCGCAGTAGTAGCGGGGAACCCCAATACTCCTGTCTCTGCCCTCGAAACCCTTGCGAAGGATGAGGATAGCGATGTTCGCAGAGCAATAGCAGAAAGACCTGAAATTGTTTCGTTGATTGAGGAGGCTAAGAGCAACGACACCGCTACCATCCGACTAGCAGAGCTAGCTAGCCACTTTTGTACGGATGTTCGCGCAGCAGTAGCGGGGAACCCGAATACTCCTGCTTCTGCCCTCGAAACCCTTGCGAAGGATGAGTATAGCGATGTTCGTGAAGTAGTAGCGGGGAACCCCAATACTCCTGTCTCTACCCTCGAAACCCTTGCTGAGGATGAGGATAGCGATGTTCGCAGAGCAGTAGCGGGGAACCCCAATACTCCTGTCTCACTCCTCGAAACCCTTGCTGAGGATGAGGATAGCGATGTTCGCGCAGCAGTAGCGGGGAACCCCAATACTCCTGTCTCTGCCCTCGAAACCCTTGCTGAGGATTGGTATTGGAAGGTTCGTAAAGCAATAGCAGAAAGACCTGAAATTGTCTCGTTGATTGAAGAGGCTAAGAGCAACGACACCACTACCATCCGACTAGCAGAGCTAGCTAGCCACTTTTGTACGGATGTTCGCCAAGCGGTAGCGGGGAACCCGAATACTCCTGCTTCTGTTTTGGCAACCCTTGCTCAGCCTCTTCGCGTAGCATTAGCGGGGAACCCCAATACTCCTGCTTCTGCCCTCAAAACCCTTGCGAAGGATGAGAGTTGGAATGTTCGCGCAGCAGTAGCGGGGAACCCCAATACTCCTGTCTCTGCCCTCGAAACCCTTGCGAAGGATGAGGATAGCGATGTTCGCAGAGCAATAGCAGAAAGACCTGAAATTGTTTCGTTGATTGAAGAGGCTAAGAGCAACGACACCGCTACCATCCGACTAGCAAAGCTAGCTAGTCACTTTTGTACGGATGTTCGCGTAGCAGTAGCGGGGAACCCCAATACTCCTGTCTCTGCCCTCGAAACCCTTGCGAAGGATGAGGATAACGATGTTCGCAGAGCAGTAGCAGAAAGACCTGACATTGTTTCGTTGATTGAGGAGGCTAAGAGCAACGACACCGCTACCATCCGACTAGCAGAGCTAGCTAGCCACTTTTGTACGGATGTTCGCCAAGCGGTAGCGGGGAACCCGAATACTCCTGCTTCTGTTTTGGCAACCCTTGCTCAGCCTCTTCGCGTAGAATTAGCGGGGAACCCCAATACTCCTGCTTCTGCCCTCGAAACCCTTGCGAAGGATGAGAGTTGGGATGTTCGTGAAGCAGTAGCGGGGAACCCCAATACTCCTGTCTCTGCCCTCGAAACCCTTGCGAAGGATGAGGATAGCGATGTTCGCGCAGCAGTAGCGGGGAACCCCAATACTCCTGTCTCTGCCCTCGAAACCCTTGCTGAGGATGAGCATTGGTGGGTTCGCACGGCAGTAGCGGGGAACCCCAATACTCCTGCTTCTGCCCTCGAAACCCTTGCTGAGGATGAGGATTGGTGGTTTCGCGCAGTAGTAGCGGGGAACCCCAATACTCCTGTCTCTGCCCTCGAAACCCTTGCGAAGGATGAGTATTGGACTGTTCGCGCAGCAGTAGCGGGGAACCCCAATACTCCTGTCTCACTCCTCGAAACCCTTGCGAAGGATGAGAGTTCGAATGTTCGCGCAGCAGTAGCGGGGAACCCCAATACTCCCGCCTCTGCCCTCGAAACCCTTGCGAAGGATGAGGATAGCGATGTTCGCAGAGCAATAGCAGAAAGACCTGAAATTGTTTCGTTGATTGAGGAGGCTAAGAGCAACGACACCGCTATCATCCGACTAGCAGAGCTAGCTAGCCACTTTTGTACGGATGTTCGCGCAGCAGTAGCGGGGAACCCCAATACTCCTGTCTCTACCCTCGCAACCCTTGCGAAGGATGAGAGTTGGGATGTTTGTGAAGTAGTAGCGGGGAACCCCAATACTCCTGTCTCTGCCCTCGAAACCCTTGCTGAGGATGAGGATAACGATGTTCGCAGAGCAGTAGCAGAAAGACCTGACATTGTTTCGTTGATTGAGGAGGCTAAGAGCAACGACACCGCTACCATCCGACTAGCAGAGCTAGCTAGCCACTTTTGTACGGATGTTCGCCAAGCGGTAGCGGGGAACCCGAATACTCCTGCTTCTGTTTTGGCAACCCTTGCTCAGCCTCTTCGCGTAGCATTAGCGGGGAACCCCAATACTCCTGCTTCTGCCCTCGAAACCCTTGCGAAGGATGAGAGTTGGGATGTTCGCGCAGTAGTAGCGGGGAACCCGAATACTCCTGTCTCACTCCTCGAAACCCTTGCTGAGGATTGGTATTGGGAGGTTCGCAGAGCAGTAGCGGGGAACCCGAATACTCCTGTCTCACTCCTCGAAACCCTTGCTGAGGATTGGTATTGGGAGGTTCGCAGAGCAGTAGCGGGGAACCCCAATACTCCTGTCTCTGCCCTCGAAACCCTTGCGAAGGATAGGTATTGGAAGGTTCGCAGAGCAGTAGCGGGGAACCCCAATACTCCTGTCTCACTCCTCGAAACCCTTGCGGAGCAGCGGTATGTCCGCGCAGCAGTAGCGGGGAACCCCAATACTCCTGTCTCACTCCTCGAAACCCTTGCGAAGGATGAGCGTTGGAATGTTCGCGCAGCAGTAGCGGGGAACCCGAATACTCCTGTCTCTGCCCTCGAAACCCTTGCGAAGGATGAGAGTTCGAATGTTCGCGCAGCAGTAGCGGGGAACCCCAATACTCCCGCCTCTGCCCTCGAAACCCTTGCTGAGGATTGGTATTGGGAGGTTCGTAAAGCAATAGCAGAAAGACCTGAAATTGTTTCGTTGATTGAGGAGGCTAAGAGCAACGACACCGCTACCATCCGACTAGCAGAGCTAGCTAGCCACTTTTATACGGATGTTCGTGAAGTAGTAGCGGGGAACCCGAATACTCCTGTCTCTACCCTCGAAACCCTTGCTGAGGATTGGTATTGGGAGGTTCGCAGAGCAGTAGCGGGGAACCCGAATACTCCTGTCTCACTCCTCGAAACCCTTGCTGAGGATTGGTATTGGGAGGTTCGCAGAGCAGTAGCGGGGAACCCCAATACTCCTGTCTCACTCCTCGAAACCCTTGCGAAGGATGAGAGTTCGAATGTTCGCGCAGCAGTAGCGCGGAACCCCAATACTCCTGCTTCTGTTTTGGAAACCCTTGCGAAGGAGAACGATTGGACTGTCTGCAGAGCAGTAGCGGGGAACCCGAGTACCCCTGTCTCACTCCTCGCAACCCTTGCGAAGGAGAACGATTGGACTGTCTGCAGAGCAGTAGCGGGGAACCCGAGTACCCCTGTCTCACTCCTCGCAACCCTTGCGAAGGATGAGAGTTGGGCTGTTCGTGAAGTAGTAGCGGGGAACCCCAATACTCCTGTCTCACTCCTCGAAACCCTTGCGAAGGATGAGGATAGCGATGTTCGCAGAGCAGTAGCGCGGAACCCGAATACTCCTGCTTCTGTTTTGGAAATCCTTGCTGAGGATAAGGAGAGTGATGTCCGCCAAGCAGTAGTGCGGAACCCCAATACTCCTGCTTCTGCCCTCGAAACCCTTGCGAAGGATAAGGAGAGTGATGTTCGCGCAGCAGTAGCGTGGAAGCCCAATACTCCTGTCTCTGCCCTCGAAACCCTTGCGAAGGATGAGTATTGGACTGTTCGCGCAGCAGTAGCGGGGAACCCCAATACTCCTGTCTCACTCCTCGAAACCCTTGCGAAGGATAAGGAAAGTGATGTCCGCAGAGCAGTAGCAAGAAGACCTGAAATTACTGCTTTAATCACGGAAGCTTACAGTGGCAACACTTCTACAGACCGACTAGCCGAACTAGCTGGCCACTTTTGTACGGATGTTCGCGCAGCAGTAGCGGGGAACCCCAATACTCCTGCTTCTGTTTTGGAAGCCCTTGCGAAGGATGAGGATAAATGCGAAGGATGA